In a genomic window of Streptomyces katrae:
- a CDS encoding DUF6643 family protein, with protein MTSPRSTYGGGYYSAPSFPDTPIYDSLVAERGTPQIAPIRVPAAYDTPGAGYSSGGYLPALASSMPALPPASPQPMPAPAYGYGYQQQPAAPAPMPVPLQHAPAPYVPQQQLPPRGGFVPQQQPQQQPRPLAAGTGYEAMRPAAPRPMAAPVQMVAPVPTAVPAAAAVPSYPSYQDPYGGQYQSRGY; from the coding sequence ATGACCTCCCCCCGCTCCACTTATGGCGGCGGTTACTACTCCGCGCCCTCTTTCCCGGACACCCCCATCTACGACTCCCTCGTCGCAGAACGCGGGACTCCGCAGATCGCCCCGATCCGCGTTCCGGCCGCCTACGACACCCCTGGTGCCGGTTACTCGAGCGGTGGATACCTTCCGGCCCTCGCCTCCTCCATGCCTGCCCTGCCGCCCGCGTCGCCGCAGCCGATGCCGGCCCCCGCGTACGGCTACGGGTACCAGCAGCAGCCGGCCGCGCCGGCCCCGATGCCGGTTCCGCTTCAGCACGCGCCCGCCCCGTACGTCCCGCAGCAGCAGCTCCCGCCCCGGGGCGGGTTCGTGCCGCAGCAGCAGCCGCAGCAGCAGCCCCGGCCGCTCGCGGCGGGCACGGGGTACGAGGCCATGCGCCCGGCGGCCCCGCGCCCGATGGCGGCCCCGGTGCAGATGGTCGCGCCCGTGCCCACGGCCGTGCCGGCCGCCGCGGCGGTCCCCTCGTACCCCTCGTACCAGGACCCCTACGGAGGCCAGTACCAGAGCCGCGGCTACTGA
- a CDS encoding ATP-binding protein — MITHSRRHCVVELQALPARIGQVRRIVSAQLRHWQLDPLIDRAALGVTELLSNVHRHAQPDKVCTVEIELRLGRLTVSVHDSDPRLPVLREAGGLETCGRGLALVEAVSEAWGARHRPDGPGKVVWFSMRAAPAPAAPPHTVRIGAKKPVREPARAVIGAVDAHPVVTGVPASVSVGTRPG, encoded by the coding sequence GTGATCACACATTCCCGCAGGCACTGCGTCGTGGAACTGCAGGCCCTGCCCGCGCGGATCGGCCAGGTCCGCAGGATCGTCTCCGCCCAACTGCGCCACTGGCAGCTCGATCCGCTCATAGACCGGGCTGCGCTCGGCGTGACGGAGCTGCTCAGCAACGTCCACCGCCACGCGCAGCCCGACAAGGTCTGCACGGTCGAGATCGAACTCCGCCTCGGACGGCTGACCGTCTCCGTCCACGACAGCGATCCGCGGCTGCCCGTGCTGCGCGAGGCCGGTGGCCTGGAGACCTGCGGCCGCGGGCTGGCACTCGTGGAAGCGGTCAGCGAGGCGTGGGGGGCCCGCCACCGGCCGGACGGACCCGGCAAGGTGGTCTGGTTCTCGATGCGGGCCGCCCCCGCCCCGGCGGCGCCGCCGCACACGGTCCGTATCGGCGCGAAGAAGCCCGTACGGGAGCCCGCCCGGGCGGTGATCGGCGCCGTGGACGCACATCCCGTCGTGACGGGCGTGCCGGCGTCGGTGTCGGTCGGCACCCGGCCCGGGTGA
- a CDS encoding SRPBCC family protein, protein MTRRLRPVGLDFLDRAPARLVFTARAAAPPQALYRALAEDVTGWPAWFRAVSLARPTGGGAGREVRLVGGVRFQETVVAAEASRRYAYRVDETNVPGLQALLEEWLLAPAAGPRSPGDRSPGTLVRWTFAADGPAPLRLALAAARPGLGHSFRTAVRTLDARLTAAPSRG, encoded by the coding sequence ATGACCCGCCGACTCCGCCCCGTGGGGCTGGACTTCCTCGACCGGGCTCCGGCCCGTCTCGTGTTCACGGCCAGGGCTGCGGCCCCGCCGCAGGCCCTGTACCGGGCGCTCGCCGAGGACGTGACCGGCTGGCCGGCCTGGTTCCGGGCGGTGTCGCTGGCCCGGCCCACCGGGGGCGGTGCCGGGCGGGAGGTCAGGCTGGTGGGCGGGGTGCGGTTCCAGGAGACGGTCGTGGCCGCGGAGGCTTCGCGGCGCTACGCGTACCGGGTCGACGAGACCAACGTGCCCGGGCTGCAAGCCCTGTTGGAGGAGTGGCTGCTGGCCCCGGCCGCCGGGCCCCGCTCCCCCGGCGACCGCTCCCCCGGCACCCTCGTGCGCTGGACCTTCGCGGCCGACGGCCCTGCCCCCCTGCGCCTCGCGCTGGCGGCCGCCCGCCCGGGGCTCGGCCACTCCTTCCGTACGGCGGTGCGCACCCTCGACGCCCGCCTGACGGCCGCCCCGAGCCGCGGCTGA
- a CDS encoding PLP-dependent cysteine synthase family protein: protein MSTTGTTATPASNTAAVTTTTVDVDRSDAEYRAWLKEAVRKVQADANRSADTHLLRFPLPEAWGIDLYLKDESTHPTGSLKHRLARSLFLYALCNGWIRPGRPVIEASSGSTAVSEAYFAKLIGVPFIAVMPRTTSPEKCRLIEFHGGECHFVDDSMKMYEESADLAARTGGHYMDQFTYAERATDWRGNNNIAESMYQQLRLERYPEPAWIVATAGTGGTSATIARYVHYMQHDTRICVPDPENSCFFEGWTNHDPHASSDCGSRIEGIGRPRMEPSFVPGAIDRMMKVPDAASVAACRALEQAIGRKAGGSTGTGLWSALKIVSEMVAEGRTGSVVTLLCDPGDRYLDKYYSDEWLAAQGLDIAPYAKTIETLLETGTWAEPRA, encoded by the coding sequence ATGAGCACCACCGGCACCACCGCTACGCCGGCCTCGAACACGGCCGCGGTGACGACGACCACCGTCGACGTCGACCGCAGCGACGCCGAATACCGCGCCTGGCTCAAGGAGGCCGTGCGCAAGGTCCAGGCGGACGCCAACCGCAGCGCCGACACTCACCTGCTGCGCTTCCCGCTGCCCGAGGCCTGGGGCATCGACCTCTACCTCAAGGACGAGTCCACGCACCCGACGGGCTCCCTGAAGCACCGCCTCGCCCGCTCGCTGTTCCTGTACGCGCTGTGCAACGGCTGGATCCGCCCCGGCCGCCCGGTCATCGAGGCCTCCAGCGGCTCCACCGCCGTGTCCGAGGCCTACTTCGCCAAGCTGATCGGCGTGCCCTTCATCGCCGTCATGCCGCGCACGACCAGCCCGGAGAAGTGCCGCCTCATCGAATTCCACGGCGGCGAATGCCACTTCGTCGACGACTCCATGAAGATGTACGAGGAGTCCGCCGACCTCGCCGCCCGCACCGGCGGCCACTACATGGACCAGTTCACGTACGCGGAGCGGGCCACCGACTGGCGCGGCAACAACAACATCGCCGAGTCGATGTACCAGCAGCTGCGCCTGGAGCGCTACCCCGAGCCCGCCTGGATCGTGGCGACCGCCGGCACCGGCGGCACCTCCGCCACCATCGCCCGCTACGTCCACTACATGCAGCACGACACCCGCATCTGCGTCCCGGACCCGGAGAACTCCTGTTTCTTCGAGGGCTGGACGAACCACGACCCGCACGCGAGCAGCGACTGCGGCTCCCGCATCGAGGGCATCGGCCGGCCCCGGATGGAGCCGAGCTTCGTGCCCGGCGCCATCGACCGCATGATGAAGGTCCCGGACGCGGCGAGCGTCGCCGCCTGCCGCGCCCTCGAACAGGCCATAGGGCGCAAGGCCGGTGGCTCCACGGGCACCGGGCTGTGGAGCGCCCTGAAGATCGTCTCCGAGATGGTGGCGGAGGGGCGCACGGGCAGCGTCGTGACCCTGCTGTGCGACCCGGGCGACCGCTACCTCGACAAGTACTACTCGGACGAGTGGCTGGCGGCGCAGGGCCTCGACATCGCCCCGTACGCGAAGACGATCGAGACGCTGCTGGAGACCGGCACCTGGGCAGAGCCCCGGGCCTGA
- a CDS encoding MOSC domain-containing protein: MSNLYVQSLHVHPVKSVAGTAPDEMAVEPWGPAGDRRWAVVDETGAIITQRQQARLALASSRPLAGGRVGLSAPGMPDLTVDVPEPGPLEPVVLFGKKVDTVVASAAAAEWFSAYLGQPARLVHLDDPAVRRPVDPDHALPGETVSLADGYPVLLATAASLDALNALIAEGDHPEEGPLPMNRFRPNVVVGGPLDAWAEDGWRRIAIGDAVFRGVRECGRCIVTTTDQATAERGREPLKTLARHRRIGKSLAFGRQLVPVVPGTVRVGDEVRVLE, encoded by the coding sequence ATGTCGAACTTGTACGTCCAGTCCCTCCATGTCCATCCCGTCAAATCGGTAGCGGGGACCGCTCCCGACGAGATGGCCGTGGAGCCCTGGGGCCCGGCCGGTGACCGCCGGTGGGCCGTCGTCGACGAGACCGGCGCGATCATCACCCAACGCCAGCAGGCGCGGCTGGCCTTGGCCTCGTCCCGTCCGCTGGCCGGCGGGCGGGTCGGCCTGTCGGCGCCCGGCATGCCGGACCTGACCGTGGACGTGCCGGAACCGGGCCCGCTGGAGCCGGTGGTCCTGTTCGGGAAGAAGGTCGACACGGTGGTCGCCTCGGCGGCCGCCGCCGAGTGGTTCAGCGCCTACCTCGGGCAGCCCGCGCGGCTGGTCCACCTCGACGACCCGGCCGTCCGCCGGCCCGTCGACCCCGACCACGCCCTGCCCGGCGAGACGGTCAGCCTCGCCGACGGCTACCCGGTGCTGCTGGCCACCGCCGCCTCGCTGGACGCCCTCAACGCCCTGATTGCCGAGGGGGACCACCCCGAGGAGGGCCCCCTGCCGATGAACCGCTTCCGCCCGAACGTGGTGGTCGGCGGCCCCCTCGATGCCTGGGCCGAGGACGGCTGGCGGCGCATCGCGATCGGCGACGCCGTCTTCCGCGGGGTGCGCGAGTGCGGGCGGTGCATCGTCACCACCACCGACCAGGCCACGGCCGAGCGCGGCCGGGAGCCCCTGAAGACCCTGGCCCGCCACCGCCGCATCGGCAAGTCGCTCGCCTTCGGGCGCCAGCTGGTGCCGGTCGTCCCGGGGACGGTGCGCGTCGGTGACGAGGTACGCGTCCTGGAGTGA
- a CDS encoding ROK family protein: protein MNGNGAPPGVGDESTAPTASPASPPSTSSSVSTKSKLERGRSALGPALELVHTGRAPTRAVLTAELGVTRATAGAVAAELEALGLIRVDSRPGGAGGAQGRPSHRLAVDENGPVALAAQVHSDGFRAALVGLGGRIVATAPGKVTVSADPAQVLGAVVGAGAELLAASGRRCIGAGLAVPSAVAEPDGTALNPLHLAWPAGSPVRAIFAECVKAAGIDGPALTGNDVNLAALAEHRHGAGRSAQHLLCVATGHRGVGGALVLDGRLHSGSSGLALEVGHLTVNPEGRPCHCGSRGCLDVEADPLAFLTAAGRTPGPEVSLLQQARDLLRAEYAQPSVRAAAEELIDRLGLGLAGLVNILNPDRIILGGLHRELLYADPERLRAVVADRSLWGRSGGVPILPCTLDHNSLVGAAELAWQPVLDDPLGTLGTAA from the coding sequence ATGAACGGCAACGGCGCCCCGCCGGGGGTGGGGGACGAGAGCACGGCTCCCACGGCCTCCCCGGCCTCCCCGCCCTCCACGTCCTCCTCGGTCTCCACGAAGAGCAAGCTCGAACGGGGCCGCAGCGCCCTGGGCCCCGCGCTGGAACTCGTCCACACGGGCCGGGCCCCGACGCGCGCGGTGCTGACGGCCGAGCTGGGCGTCACCCGGGCCACCGCCGGGGCCGTGGCCGCCGAGCTGGAAGCCCTCGGCCTGATCCGCGTCGACTCCCGCCCCGGTGGCGCGGGCGGCGCCCAGGGCCGCCCCTCGCACCGGCTCGCCGTCGACGAGAACGGGCCCGTGGCGCTGGCCGCTCAGGTGCACTCGGACGGGTTCCGGGCCGCGCTCGTCGGCCTCGGCGGACGGATCGTGGCCACCGCCCCCGGCAAGGTCACCGTCTCCGCCGACCCGGCGCAGGTGCTCGGCGCCGTCGTCGGGGCGGGGGCGGAGCTGCTCGCCGCGTCGGGCCGGCGCTGCATCGGCGCGGGCCTCGCCGTGCCTTCGGCGGTCGCCGAGCCCGACGGCACGGCCCTCAACCCGCTGCACCTGGCCTGGCCGGCCGGGTCACCCGTCCGGGCCATCTTCGCCGAGTGCGTGAAGGCGGCCGGGATCGACGGACCGGCCCTGACCGGCAACGACGTGAACCTCGCCGCGCTCGCCGAGCACCGCCACGGGGCGGGCCGCAGCGCGCAGCACCTGCTCTGCGTGGCCACCGGCCACCGCGGGGTCGGCGGCGCGCTGGTGCTGGACGGCCGGCTGCACAGCGGCAGCTCCGGCCTGGCCCTGGAGGTCGGCCACCTGACGGTCAACCCCGAGGGCCGGCCCTGTCACTGCGGCAGCCGGGGCTGCCTGGACGTGGAGGCCGACCCGCTGGCCTTCCTCACCGCGGCGGGCCGCACGCCGGGTCCCGAGGTGTCCCTGCTCCAGCAGGCCCGCGACCTGCTGCGCGCCGAGTATGCGCAGCCCTCGGTACGGGCGGCCGCCGAAGAGCTCATCGACCGGCTCGGGCTGGGCCTGGCCGGGCTGGTGAACATCCTGAACCCGGACCGGATCATCCTCGGCGGGCTCCACCGCGAGCTGCTGTACGCCGACCCGGAGCGGCTGCGCGCCGTGGTAGCGGACCGGAGCCTGTGGGGGCGCAGCGGGGGCGTGCCGATCCTGCCGTGCACCCTCGACCACAACAGCCTCGTCGGGGCGGCGGAGCTGGCCTGGCAGCCGGTGCTCGACGATCCGCTGGGAACGCTGGGCACCGCGGCCTGA
- a CDS encoding right-handed parallel beta-helix repeat-containing protein, producing MAQGTVQVTHGGASRWRRRSGEYPTLGAALAVAGDGDVLSVSPGTYRENLVLRHAVTLRGPEGAAAGSVRIAPLDGVALTVRASAVVQDLYLEGADRAAPALLVEEGSPELSDLRVHTRSASGIEVRGGARPLVRRCTVENPAGVGIAVLDGGGGVFEECEVVAAGQAGFSVRGGHPRLERCRIHHAIGAGIAVTGEGSGLEALGCEVYEIKGSGVQVAGRAAARLTDCSVHRTSGDGVTLDTDAVLALAGCDIHDIPENAVDLRSRSVLTLSRTTVRRFGRNGLSVWDPGTRVEAESCEIHDSTGDYPAVWISDGATASLKSCRLHDVPDALFVLDRGSRADVADSDLTQVRNTAVSVSDGATARLEDCRIREAGTGAWFRDHGSGGTLTDCTVDGVQTGVIVTKGADPVLDRVTVTTAAEAGFYVSAAGRGTFTDCRVTGSSGFGFHVIDGCRSTLTGCHTERCARGGYEFAEDGPFAEGCTGDEPGTRVAAEAVSGAGTRPGVRTATAVQDVGGRPAGADGPAPLPEPRAGAREAAGTAGRGSGEVLGQLDALVGLESVKREVRALTDMIEVGRKRQQAGLKAASVRRHLVFTGSPGTGKTTVARLYGEILASLGVLERGHLVEVSRVDLVGEHIGSTAIRTQEAFERARGGVLFIDEAYALAPEDSGRDFGREAIDTLVKLMEDHRDAVVVIVAGYTEEMERFLTVNPGVASRFSRTITFGDYGPHELLRIVEQQAEEHEYRLGEGTAKALLEYFTELPKGPAFGNGRTARQTFESMVERHAGRVAQLAEAGTDELTLLFPEDLPALPTPC from the coding sequence ATGGCTCAGGGCACGGTCCAGGTGACGCACGGCGGGGCCTCGCGGTGGCGGCGGCGCTCAGGTGAGTATCCGACGCTGGGGGCCGCCCTCGCGGTCGCGGGCGACGGCGACGTACTGTCCGTCTCCCCCGGTACCTACCGGGAGAACCTGGTGCTGCGTCATGCCGTCACCCTGCGCGGGCCCGAGGGTGCGGCGGCGGGTTCGGTGCGGATCGCCCCGCTCGACGGGGTCGCGCTGACCGTGCGCGCCTCCGCGGTGGTCCAGGACCTCTACCTGGAGGGGGCGGACCGGGCGGCGCCCGCGCTGCTCGTCGAGGAGGGTTCCCCCGAGCTCAGCGACCTGCGGGTGCACACCCGTTCGGCTTCCGGCATCGAGGTGCGCGGCGGGGCCCGCCCCCTGGTCCGCCGGTGCACGGTGGAGAACCCGGCCGGGGTGGGGATCGCCGTACTGGACGGTGGCGGCGGGGTGTTCGAGGAGTGCGAGGTGGTCGCGGCCGGGCAGGCCGGGTTCTCGGTGCGCGGCGGGCATCCCCGGCTGGAGCGGTGCCGGATCCACCACGCCATCGGCGCGGGCATCGCCGTCACCGGCGAGGGTTCCGGGCTGGAGGCGCTGGGCTGCGAGGTGTACGAGATCAAGGGCAGCGGGGTGCAGGTGGCGGGGCGGGCCGCCGCCCGGCTCACGGACTGCTCGGTGCACCGCACCTCCGGCGACGGGGTCACCCTCGACACCGACGCGGTCCTGGCGCTCGCCGGGTGCGACATCCACGACATCCCGGAGAACGCCGTCGACCTGCGCTCCCGTTCCGTGCTCACCCTCAGCCGGACCACGGTCCGCCGGTTCGGGCGCAACGGCCTGTCGGTGTGGGACCCGGGGACCAGGGTGGAGGCGGAGTCCTGCGAGATCCACGACAGTACGGGCGACTACCCGGCGGTGTGGATCAGCGACGGGGCCACCGCCTCCCTGAAGTCCTGCCGGCTGCATGACGTGCCGGACGCGCTGTTCGTCCTGGACCGGGGTTCGCGCGCCGACGTGGCCGACAGCGACCTGACGCAGGTGCGCAACACCGCCGTCTCCGTGAGCGACGGCGCGACCGCCCGGCTGGAGGACTGCCGGATCCGCGAGGCGGGCACCGGGGCGTGGTTCCGCGATCACGGCAGCGGCGGCACCCTGACCGACTGCACCGTCGACGGCGTGCAGACGGGGGTGATCGTCACCAAGGGCGCCGACCCCGTCCTGGATCGGGTCACGGTGACCACCGCGGCCGAGGCCGGGTTCTACGTGTCGGCGGCCGGCCGGGGCACCTTCACGGACTGCCGGGTGACGGGCAGTTCCGGCTTCGGGTTCCACGTGATCGACGGCTGCCGCAGTACGCTCACCGGCTGCCACACCGAGCGCTGCGCGCGCGGCGGGTACGAGTTCGCGGAGGACGGCCCGTTCGCCGAGGGGTGCACGGGCGACGAGCCGGGGACCCGGGTCGCCGCGGAGGCGGTCTCCGGCGCCGGGACGCGGCCGGGGGTGCGTACGGCGACGGCCGTGCAGGACGTCGGGGGGCGGCCGGCCGGGGCGGACGGGCCGGCGCCGCTGCCGGAGCCCCGGGCCGGGGCCCGGGAGGCGGCGGGCACGGCCGGCCGGGGCTCGGGCGAGGTGCTGGGCCAGCTCGATGCGCTGGTGGGGCTGGAGAGCGTCAAGCGCGAGGTACGGGCCCTGACGGACATGATCGAGGTGGGGCGCAAGCGGCAGCAGGCGGGCCTCAAGGCGGCTTCGGTCCGCCGGCATCTGGTCTTCACCGGCTCCCCGGGCACGGGCAAGACCACGGTCGCCCGGCTGTACGGGGAGATCCTCGCCTCCCTGGGGGTGCTGGAGCGCGGCCACCTGGTCGAGGTGTCCCGGGTGGACCTGGTGGGCGAGCACATCGGGTCCACGGCCATCCGTACCCAGGAGGCCTTCGAACGGGCGCGGGGCGGGGTGCTGTTCATCGACGAGGCGTACGCGCTGGCGCCGGAGGATTCGGGCCGGGACTTCGGGCGCGAGGCGATCGACACGCTGGTGAAGCTGATGGAGGACCACCGGGACGCGGTGGTGGTGATCGTCGCCGGGTACACGGAGGAGATGGAACGGTTCCTGACGGTCAACCCGGGCGTGGCGTCCCGGTTCTCACGGACCATCACCTTCGGCGACTACGGGCCGCACGAGCTGCTGCGGATCGTCGAGCAGCAGGCGGAGGAGCACGAGTACCGGCTGGGCGAGGGCACCGCCAAGGCGCTGCTGGAGTATTTCACGGAGCTGCCCAAGGGCCCGGCCTTCGGCAACGGGCGGACCGCGCGGCAGACCTTCGAGTCGATGGTGGAGCGGCACGCGGGCCGGGTGGCGCAGCTGGCCGAGGCGGGCACGGACGAGCTCACCCTGCTGTTCCCGGAGGATCTGCCGGCTCTGCCCACGCCTTGCTGA